A section of the Portunus trituberculatus isolate SZX2019 chromosome 20, ASM1759143v1, whole genome shotgun sequence genome encodes:
- the LOC123506593 gene encoding techylectin-like protein: protein MAVFWPALLGILVLAESNVEALEAPPENDIQDETELKYSPASFIKNYGSINHLLRQDDLLASFEFATDEKVNMQEAVTEDTQDIDGDDSLPEKEKRLYELMRVTPRDSNKLVEYDVVFVLRLMYECLGKHTKILLKLLREVYETIDFVYNRVGWIDCSDAKKEGYKSGYYTFFMKNEGKRPITLLCDMETDGGGWTVVQRRQRDGPKVIFNQGWYPYKIGFGNFTTEYWAGLQNIYVWCKTRNCEMRVDLQDTNGNRAYAAYSSFYLDSEVEGYKLNIDGYRGNAGNALEPQENGKVQVFSTYDHLNKTNRFCARKMFSGWWFSECKPSINGIHVYGRLNPPGLAWHTWAKTLKTTEIKIRPTKE, encoded by the coding sequence ATGGCTGTATTTTGGCCTGCATTGCTAGGAATTCTGGTGTTGGCAGAGAGCAATGTGGAAGCTTTGGAAGCCCCACCAGAGAATGACATCCAGGATGAGACTGAATTGAAATACAGCCCAGCCAGTTTCATTAAGAATTATGGCAgtataaaccatcttttgagaCAAGATGatcttcttgcttcctttgaGTTTGCCACAGATGAGAAAGTCAATATGCAGGAGGCTGTGACCGAGGACACTCAGGACatagatggtgatgacagtTTGCCCGAAAAGGAAAAGCGCCTTTATGAACTCATGAGAGTGACACCAAGAGACAGCAATAAGTTAGTTGAGTATGATGTAGTGTTTGTTCTGAGGCTGATGTACGAGTGCCTTGGCAAGCACACCAAGATACTGCTCAAACTGCTCCGAGAGGTATATGAGACGATAGACTTTGTGTACAACAGAGTAGGCTGGATTGACTGCTCTGATGCAAAGAAGGAAGGTTACAAATCTGGTTACTATACATTCTTCatgaagaacgaaggaaaaagaccaATAACGCTGCTCTGTGACATGGAGACAGATGGTGGAGGGTGGACTGTGGTGCAGCGGCGGCAGAGGGATGGTCCTAAAGTCATTTTTAACCAGGGATGGTACCCATACAAGATAGGCTTTGGCAACTTTACCACTGAGTACTGGGCTGGACTGCAGAACATTTACGTGTGGTGTAAAACACGCAATTGTGAAATGCGAGTTGATCTCCAAGACACAAATGGCAACCGAGCATACGCTGCTTACTCCAGTTTCTACTTAGACTCGGAAGTAGAGGGATACAAACTAAACATTGACGGCTACCGTGGCAACGCTGGAAATGCACTGGAGCCCCAGGAGAATGGGAAGGTGCAAGTGTTCAGCACCTACGATCACCTCAACAAAACGAACCGCTTCTGTGCCAGGAAAATGTTTAGTGGATGGTGGTTCTCAGAATGTAAGCCCTCCATCAATGGCATCCATGTTTATGGAAGGTTAAATCCACCAGGGCTTGCCTGGCACACCTGGGCCAAGACTCTCAAGACCACAGAAATTAAAATCAGGCCCACCAAGGAGTGA